GAGACAGAATTGCGAATCAGGTTCAGCGAACCGGTGGAAAAAAACTCAGCGGAAAAAGTCTCCAATTATTCAATTGACAGAAATATTCAGATTATTTCCGCCACACTTTTGTCCGACAACGTTTCTGTGGAATTACAAACAATTCCGCATGGCGAGGGAAGCTATCATTTGACGCTGAATGGCATCAAGGATCGCGCGCTGCAGCCTAATTCCATTGCTCAAAATACGACTTTGGAATACCACTACATCGACACGACCGCGCCGACAGTTGTTAGTGTGAACGCCGTAGCGGAAGATACGGTGAAGATTTTATTCAGCGAACCAATGGCTCAACAAAAGGCTGAAAATAAGGCAAATTATGCCATCAATAACGGTGTTCAGATTCTGTCGGCGAAATTAGCGCACGACGGGAAAACGGTGATGCTGAGAACGACTTCCCACGGCGAAGGGAATTATCAGTTGGAAATGAATAATTTGTGTGATCGCGCGCAGATGCCGAATTTCATCGCGGCGCACACGACAGTTTCCTACCAATTTGTGGATTCAGTTCCGCCGCGAATGACGTCGGTGGAAGCCATCGCGCCGACGACTGTCATTGTCAATTTTAGCGAACCAGTGAATTCCGCCGATGCGGAGAAAACTTCCAACTATTCAATTAATCGCGGCATCAACGTGCTTTCCGTCAACCTGGAAAATAATGGCGTTCAGGCACGGCTCACGACTTCGCTGCACAACGAGGGCGAGTATCATTTGCAGCTTCAAAATGTCAGAGACAGGGCGCAGAATCCGAATGTGATACCGACTCAGACGCTGACATACAATTATGTCGACCACATCGTTCCGGAAGCAATTTCTGCGACAGTGGTTGCGGACAGTCAAATTGATGTGCGTTTTAGCGAACCGGTGGAAAGAAACTCCGCGGAAAATGTCGCCAACTATCGTATTTCGCCGGAAGTTTCACTTTTATCAGCTACTTTAGACGAGGACACAGTAACCGTTCATTTGCTGACAGCGCATCATGCCGAAGGAAGCTACGTGTTGCATTTGAACAATATCAAAGATATTTCGAGTCAGAAAAATTTAATTGATTCAGGGACTGCATTGAGCTACGAATATGTGGATCAAATCAGACCCACAATAACCGGCGTAGAGGCTGCAATGCCCACGGAAGTGCGTGTAAGTTTCAGCGAGAAAGTAACTGCAGAGAGCGCTGAAAATATCGCGAACTATTCCATTAACAACAACATCGAAGTGCAGGCGGCGCGGCTGGATTCTTCGGAGGCAACGGCAATTTTAACCACAACTGCGCATCAGCCGGGAAATTACATTATTATAATAGATAATATCAAGGACCGTGCGCAACAGCCGAACACGATTTTGCCTCACAGTTATTTCACTTACTCGTATACCGACAGACTGGCTCCTGATGTCAGTCAGGTTGAAGTTGTTGATACTGATCATTTGAAGGTTGTTTTCAACGAACGGGTGCAAAAAATATCGGCGGAAAATGCGAATAATTTTCAAATCAAAACCGTGGCGTCAGATGTCGATGTTTGGCAATTGAGCGGGAAGAGAAATTTTAACCAAAACGACCAGACTCTCGCTGGCGGCGGTGAAAATATCCCTGTGGAAATTCAATCACTTTCTCTGGAAATAAATGAGCGAGTTTTGCACATTTTTACCGAGAAACAAAAGCCAGGTGATTATATGTTGGCGGTGAAAAATATCAAAGACTGTGCGCCGCAGCCGAACGCACTGCAACAAGAGAAAAAGATTTTCTATCGGGTTGAAGATTTGACGCCGCCGACAATTGCTTCTGTGCAGGCAAGCGAAGAAAACCAAGTGGAGGTAATATTTTCCGAGCCGGTCGTCCCGGAAATGGCGACGGATACTGCAAACTACAAAATTAGCAAAGGAATTAGAATTTTTCGGGCGACGATCGATTTGAGCATGACGAAGGTGACGCTGAAGACTTCTCAACACGAAAATGGGGAAGGCTATCAATTGGCCGTGGAAAATATCGAGGATATGTCCGATCTCCACAACAAAATTGCAGCGGATACGCGCGTGGATTATATCTTTGTCAAGCAAAATCCTGATAAACCACAGATTGTCAATTTCGTTTCACTGGAAGCTAACGGCGATGGCGGATTAGTGGCGCACTGGGATTCGTGCGGAAGCAATAACATTGTCAGTTACAAAGTTTATTACGGCATCCAGTCACAAAATTACAATACCGTCGTCGAAGCCGGAGACAGGTTGTCATTCACGCTGGTGAATTTGTCGGAAGGTGTGACCTATTTTGCTGCAATCACGGCAGTAAATAATTATGGCATGGAAAGCAATTTTTCCCATGAACTTTCGGCAACGGTAAGTATGCGCGATGTCATGCCGCCGGAAGTCGCCGAACTGACGGTGAATTCGGACACCACGCTCACGATTTTGTTCAGCGAATCCGTTGCCAGAAACACGGCAGAGGAAATCGGAAATTATCAAATTGATCGCGGTGTTCAGGTTTTATCCGCTTCGCTGGCGCGGGATGGAAAGACACTGTTTTTGCAAACAACGCCGCACGTTGCCGGGGAATACTTGCTATCAGTGTCCGGCATTGAGGATCTGGCGCCGAACCCGAATCTCATCCGCGAAAATTATCGCGTCAGTTATTATTTTCATCCCAATGATCGTGTCCCGCCTGTTGTGGCTGACTGGCGCGTCATTTCACAGAATAAATTGGAGCTCGTGTTTAGCGAACTGGTGGAAAAAAGTGACGCAGAAAGGACAGCGAATTACCTTATCAGCCCGGCGGTAACAATCTATTCGGCAAATTTTAACGTTGAAGAAAACAGCGTCATTTTGACAACCGAAAATCATGTGCCGGGCGTCTGGTACACGATGAAATTGAAGAATATCAGGGACCTTGCCTCGCCGGCAAATGTGATTAGCGCTGATACGAAATTTCAATATCAATTCCAATCTGAGGATAACACACCGCCTGAAATTTATTTTGTCCGCGCTGCCGCAGCGAACAAAATTCTTGTTCAGTTTACCGAAGGCGTGGATCTGAATTCGGCGCAAAAAACAGAAAATTATCAAATCAATGCCGGCGTGGAAATTTCTCGCGCTGAGCGATTGATGGATTTGCGAACAATTGCGCTGACAACCAGTCCTCTGCGGCAGAATCAAGTTTACGAAATTTCCGCGCAGCAAATCAGCGATTTGGCGACTCCGGCGAACACATTGACGGCGAGCAAAAGCTATCAGTTCGTTTTCAATCCGCAGGATTTTACTGCGCCGCGATTGTTGTCCGTGGAACCGCTCAGTGCAACAAAGCTAAAGCTGATTTTTTCTGAATTTTTGAATCGCAAAAGCGCAGAACTGTTGTCCAATTACAGTATTGACAAAGGAATTGCCGTTGTCGCCGCCCAGTTGGGCGAAAATTCAAATAGCGTGTATCTGACGACTTCAACGCACAGCAGCGGGCTGTATTATCGAATTACAGTGAACGGAATTAAAGACACGGCGCCGATTCCCAATATCATCAGGGCGAATACGGTACAGGAATATTACTTTTTCCAGACCGACAAAACACCGCCCGTGGCAGAAAATTGTGAATTGAAAAATGCCATGCAATTGGAGGTAACGTTCGACGAAATTGTGAGCCGGGAAAGCGCTGAAAATGTGGCGAATTATCTCATCAATCCGTACGTCGCCATTCGCAGCGCGCTTTTGGACAGTAGTTTGCAAAGAGTGATTCTGGAAACTGATGCCCATGAGCCGGGTAAAACGTATCAGATTTTAATAACCGGAATCGCCGACCGCGCGGATCCGCCCAATAGAATCGTGCAGCCGCAACGATTGATTTACACGCTGCCGCCAGAGACAGATTTTATCGCGGACAATTTGATTCCTGCGCGTTACGAGTTTGCCTATTTGAGTGTCGGCGACACCTGCTATCTGGACGCTAACGAACGAATTCAATCCGTGCCGAAAAAAATCCTGGGTGGGTTGTGGATTCGCACAGCTCAGGCAGATGCGAATAGTACCAACAGCGCCTTTCTGGCATTTCGCTTGAAAAAGAAGGCGACTGTTTTTGTCGGCGTTGATCCGGA
The Calditrichota bacterium DNA segment above includes these coding regions:
- a CDS encoding T9SS type A sorting domain-containing protein → MLTVVKVKDRAKAPNEIAGQNQLSYEFVDRFPPQVISVRASTDTTVEVQFSEPMEKTSAEKISNYQITPSVPILSAVLNSTGKKITLATGVHGEGNYQLAVHSVTDRAKNPNPLADGTVVSYPYQDKFPPTVKNLQVISETELRIRFSEPVEKNSAEKVSNYSIDRNIQIISATLLSDNVSVELQTIPHGEGSYHLTLNGIKDRALQPNSIAQNTTLEYHYIDTTAPTVVSVNAVAEDTVKILFSEPMAQQKAENKANYAINNGVQILSAKLAHDGKTVMLRTTSHGEGNYQLEMNNLCDRAQMPNFIAAHTTVSYQFVDSVPPRMTSVEAIAPTTVIVNFSEPVNSADAEKTSNYSINRGINVLSVNLENNGVQARLTTSLHNEGEYHLQLQNVRDRAQNPNVIPTQTLTYNYVDHIVPEAISATVVADSQIDVRFSEPVERNSAENVANYRISPEVSLLSATLDEDTVTVHLLTAHHAEGSYVLHLNNIKDISSQKNLIDSGTALSYEYVDQIRPTITGVEAAMPTEVRVSFSEKVTAESAENIANYSINNNIEVQAARLDSSEATAILTTTAHQPGNYIIIIDNIKDRAQQPNTILPHSYFTYSYTDRLAPDVSQVEVVDTDHLKVVFNERVQKISAENANNFQIKTVASDVDVWQLSGKRNFNQNDQTLAGGGENIPVEIQSLSLEINERVLHIFTEKQKPGDYMLAVKNIKDCAPQPNALQQEKKIFYRVEDLTPPTIASVQASEENQVEVIFSEPVVPEMATDTANYKISKGIRIFRATIDLSMTKVTLKTSQHENGEGYQLAVENIEDMSDLHNKIAADTRVDYIFVKQNPDKPQIVNFVSLEANGDGGLVAHWDSCGSNNIVSYKVYYGIQSQNYNTVVEAGDRLSFTLVNLSEGVTYFAAITAVNNYGMESNFSHELSATVSMRDVMPPEVAELTVNSDTTLTILFSESVARNTAEEIGNYQIDRGVQVLSASLARDGKTLFLQTTPHVAGEYLLSVSGIEDLAPNPNLIRENYRVSYYFHPNDRVPPVVADWRVISQNKLELVFSELVEKSDAERTANYLISPAVTIYSANFNVEENSVILTTENHVPGVWYTMKLKNIRDLASPANVISADTKFQYQFQSEDNTPPEIYFVRAAAANKILVQFTEGVDLNSAQKTENYQINAGVEISRAERLMDLRTIALTTSPLRQNQVYEISAQQISDLATPANTLTASKSYQFVFNPQDFTAPRLLSVEPLSATKLKLIFSEFLNRKSAELLSNYSIDKGIAVVAAQLGENSNSVYLTTSTHSSGLYYRITVNGIKDTAPIPNIIRANTVQEYYFFQTDKTPPVAENCELKNAMQLEVTFDEIVSRESAENVANYLINPYVAIRSALLDSSLQRVILETDAHEPGKTYQILITGIADRADPPNRIVQPQRLIYTLPPETDFIADNLIPARYEFAYLSVGDTCYLDANERIQSVPKKILGGLWIRTAQADANSTNSAFLAFRLKKKATVFVGVDPDVRNYPDWLIDKFYRTGEKIGFDGEFGTLDLWQAELDTGFVILGGNMAAGAESIEKMYVVIIKPESEDKNLLPDGMDDPLSRSEAQKFQLIQNYPNPFNAETKIQFAVSEETHVKIELFNILGQQVRVLLDRDKAPGRYLMLWDGKDANGMVVATGVYFMRMTALKNDQSLGGRVVFRKVRKMLFIR